A genomic region of Roseateles amylovorans contains the following coding sequences:
- a CDS encoding TOBE domain-containing protein encodes MSISAINVRNQFRGTIKEIIEGPVVSEVDVQTAAGLVVTSVITTRSVKELNLTVGKEVVALVKSTEVSIATL; translated from the coding sequence ATGAGCATCAGCGCGATCAATGTCCGCAACCAGTTCCGCGGCACCATCAAAGAGATCATCGAAGGCCCCGTGGTCTCCGAGGTCGACGTCCAGACCGCGGCCGGTCTGGTGGTGACCTCGGTGATCACCACCCGCTCGGTCAAGGAATTGAACCTGACGGTGGGCAAGGAAGTGGTCGCCCTGGTCAAGTCGACCGAGGTGTCCATCGCCACGCTCTGA
- a CDS encoding peroxiredoxin: protein MATLRLGDLAPDFEQDSTEGRIHFHQWLGDSWGVLFSHPADFTPVCTTELGTTAKLKQEFERRNVKVIALSVDSLASHHRWIADINDTQGTEVNFPILADADRKVAELYDLIHPNASATATVRSVFVIDPAKKIRLTITYPASTGRNFDELLRVIDSLQLTEYQSVATPANWKEGDDVVIVPSLQDPELLRKKFPKGWEAVRPYLRYTSLPKRAE, encoded by the coding sequence ATGGCCACGTTGCGTCTGGGCGACCTCGCGCCCGACTTTGAACAGGATTCCACCGAAGGTCGGATCCACTTCCACCAATGGCTGGGCGACAGCTGGGGCGTGCTCTTCTCGCACCCTGCGGACTTCACCCCGGTGTGCACCACGGAACTGGGCACCACGGCCAAGCTCAAGCAGGAGTTTGAGCGCCGCAATGTGAAGGTGATCGCACTGTCGGTGGATTCCCTGGCGTCGCATCACCGCTGGATCGCGGACATCAACGACACCCAAGGCACTGAAGTCAACTTTCCGATCCTGGCGGATGCCGATCGCAAGGTGGCCGAGCTCTACGACCTCATCCATCCCAATGCGAGCGCCACCGCCACGGTGAGGTCGGTCTTCGTCATCGATCCGGCCAAGAAGATCCGTCTGACGATCACCTATCCCGCCTCCACCGGCCGCAACTTCGACGAACTGCTGCGCGTCATCGATTCCCTGCAACTGACCGAATACCAGAGCGTGGCCACGCCGGCGAACTGGAAGGAAGGCGACGATGTGGTCATCGTGCCCTCCCTGCAAGACCCGGAGCTCCTGCGCAAGAAGTTCCCCAAGGGATGGGAAGCAGTGCGCCCCTACCTTCGCTACACCTCGCTGCCCAAGCGAGCGGAGTGA
- a CDS encoding protein-disulfide reductase DsbD family protein codes for MRSLILFSSLALQAALAWAQVPAAASPAAPVSDRSRTDEVEVRLISASSRVQPGQTVLLALEQRIAPHWHTYWRNPGDSGQPTSIEWTLPAGAQAGQILWPAPRRFDVGPITNYGYEDQALLLTELKLPQDLPLDRPVTLKADATWLVCREECIPQQATLMLQLPVAAQSAAGDQSARLNEARARLPKPAPFQVQSRLDGTELQLTWPAQTSERGKATTEALFMPQDWGRIQHAAKAVLDRQGDEWRLRMPVGEQPAKVGDTLEGLLLVDGQAWQVSSPLGGSAAPKADGATGANAGVVADPALGGADNLSLWTALLLALAGGLVLNLMPCVFPVLAIKALGFLHGHAGEHRRQGLAYTAGVLVAFAALAGVLIAVRSAGGSVGWGFQFHSPLFVMLLAWLMFLMGLSLAGALQIGAGLAGVGQGLASRPGLTGSFFTGVLATVVATPCTAPFMGAAMAYALAQPPLPLLAVFLALGLGLALPYLALAWWPSLQRMMPRPGAWMDVLKQGLAFPMFGAAIWLVWVLAQQAGPQGVLLALVGMGLMALAAWLRTISRFAGPRGRWTGALTAAASVAAALALLPLLSSESTDSVGAQAKAGADYEPYSPERLTELRAQGKPVFVNLTASWCITCLVNEKVALSTPEVRQAFQNTGVTYLKGDWTRQDPRITELLSRHGRSGVPLYLYYPAGTGDNAQVLPQILTPGIVTSALQGNAT; via the coding sequence ATGCGTTCTCTGATTCTTTTCAGCTCTCTGGCCTTGCAGGCCGCCCTGGCCTGGGCTCAGGTTCCCGCTGCCGCATCGCCGGCCGCGCCGGTCTCCGATCGTTCCAGGACCGACGAGGTCGAGGTCCGGCTGATCAGCGCGTCGTCGCGCGTGCAGCCCGGTCAGACCGTGCTGCTGGCGCTGGAGCAGCGCATCGCGCCGCATTGGCATACCTACTGGCGCAACCCGGGCGATTCCGGTCAGCCCACCAGCATCGAATGGACGCTGCCCGCTGGCGCGCAAGCCGGGCAGATCCTCTGGCCCGCACCGCGCCGTTTCGATGTCGGTCCCATCACCAACTACGGCTACGAAGACCAGGCGCTTCTACTGACGGAACTGAAACTCCCGCAAGACCTGCCCCTGGATCGACCGGTGACCTTGAAGGCCGACGCGACCTGGCTGGTCTGCCGCGAAGAGTGCATTCCCCAGCAGGCCACGCTGATGCTTCAATTGCCGGTGGCCGCTCAGTCGGCTGCGGGTGACCAGTCGGCGCGACTGAACGAGGCACGGGCCCGGTTGCCGAAGCCGGCACCGTTCCAGGTGCAAAGCCGCCTGGATGGCACCGAGCTGCAACTGACCTGGCCTGCTCAGACTTCCGAGCGCGGCAAGGCGACCACCGAAGCCCTCTTCATGCCCCAGGACTGGGGCCGCATCCAGCATGCCGCCAAGGCGGTGCTGGATCGACAGGGCGATGAATGGCGCCTCCGCATGCCGGTGGGCGAGCAACCGGCCAAGGTGGGGGACACGCTGGAGGGCCTGTTGCTGGTGGACGGACAAGCCTGGCAGGTGAGCAGTCCGCTGGGCGGCAGTGCCGCACCCAAGGCCGACGGGGCGACCGGTGCGAATGCGGGCGTCGTCGCCGATCCGGCGCTCGGCGGTGCGGACAACCTGAGCCTGTGGACCGCCCTTCTGCTTGCGCTCGCCGGCGGTCTGGTGCTCAACCTGATGCCCTGTGTGTTCCCGGTGCTGGCCATCAAGGCCTTGGGTTTCCTGCATGGCCATGCCGGTGAACATCGCCGTCAAGGTCTGGCGTACACCGCGGGGGTGCTGGTGGCGTTCGCGGCCCTGGCGGGTGTGCTGATCGCGGTGCGCAGTGCGGGCGGCAGCGTCGGTTGGGGCTTCCAGTTCCATTCCCCGCTGTTTGTGATGCTGCTGGCCTGGCTCATGTTCCTGATGGGGCTGTCGCTGGCGGGTGCGCTTCAGATCGGCGCCGGATTGGCCGGGGTCGGGCAAGGGCTGGCCAGCCGACCGGGTCTGACGGGCAGTTTCTTCACCGGCGTGCTGGCCACGGTCGTCGCCACGCCGTGCACCGCGCCGTTCATGGGCGCGGCCATGGCCTACGCACTGGCCCAGCCCCCGCTGCCCTTGCTGGCGGTGTTCCTGGCCCTGGGTCTGGGCCTGGCGCTGCCTTATCTGGCCTTGGCGTGGTGGCCCTCGCTGCAGCGCATGATGCCGCGGCCTGGCGCCTGGATGGACGTACTGAAGCAGGGCCTGGCCTTCCCCATGTTCGGCGCGGCAATCTGGCTGGTCTGGGTGCTGGCGCAGCAAGCGGGCCCGCAAGGCGTGTTGCTGGCGCTGGTGGGCATGGGTCTGATGGCGCTGGCCGCGTGGCTGCGCACCATCAGCCGCTTTGCCGGTCCGCGTGGGCGCTGGACAGGCGCACTCACCGCCGCAGCCTCGGTCGCCGCCGCGCTTGCCTTGTTGCCGCTGCTCAGCTCGGAGTCGACCGATTCCGTCGGTGCCCAGGCCAAGGCCGGCGCGGACTACGAACCGTATTCCCCGGAACGCCTCACCGAGTTGCGGGCGCAGGGCAAGCCGGTGTTCGTCAACCTCACTGCGTCCTGGTGCATCACCTGCCTGGTCAATGAAAAGGTCGCGTTGTCGACGCCCGAGGTGCGACAGGCCTTTCAGAACACCGGCGTGACCTATCTGAAGGGCGACTGGACGCGCCAGGATCCGCGCATCACCGAGCTGCTTTCACGCCATGGACGCAGCGGCGTGCCGCTGTATCTGTACTACCCGGCGGGAACTGGCGACAACGCGCAAGTCCTGCCGCAGATCCTCACGCCCGGCATCGTCACCTCGGCGCTGCAGGGCAACGCCACCTGA
- a CDS encoding major royal jelly family protein produces the protein MSTRSAASSRHPETPAFGACAHTGSPQAHPRVASRLTSLSALRRFALATVIAMGGASSAFAIEPGALEVVAELPIRPGNVAPAPKGRLFATVHPLGAPTDVQLIEISGRDSYKPWPSAALQRGTGTANDDQIDTPLGITIDSRQRLWITDMGLNLGKTRLWAFDIASGRTVHRIELPAEVAPKGSFVQDLAVDANEGWVYLADIANPGLIAVEIATGQARRFGGHPSLQAEPDATMVIGGKAIQFQGAPAKVAVNPITLSADRRTVFFGAMNGKTWYSVPARLLRTGVSDEQTAAAVRRVGPKPVSDGATTSRTGSHFFTNLNESGIDRLGADGKLTPVVRDARLDWPDSVHFGGDAWLYISVNQLYKTPAFTGGADEGRPPYRVMRVWTGPATK, from the coding sequence ATGTCGACTCGTTCCGCGGCCTCATCCCGCCACCCCGAAACCCCCGCCTTCGGCGCCTGCGCCCACACCGGAAGTCCCCAAGCGCATCCACGTGTCGCTTCCCGACTGACATCGCTTTCCGCGCTGCGTCGATTCGCACTCGCGACGGTGATCGCGATGGGCGGCGCCTCGTCCGCATTCGCCATCGAACCCGGTGCGCTGGAAGTCGTGGCCGAGTTGCCGATCCGCCCCGGCAACGTTGCCCCAGCGCCGAAGGGCCGTCTCTTCGCGACGGTGCATCCGCTGGGCGCGCCAACGGATGTGCAACTGATCGAGATCTCCGGTCGCGACAGCTACAAGCCCTGGCCCAGCGCGGCCCTGCAACGCGGTACCGGCACGGCCAACGACGATCAGATCGACACCCCGTTGGGCATCACCATCGACAGCCGCCAGCGCCTCTGGATCACCGACATGGGCCTGAACCTCGGCAAGACCCGCCTGTGGGCCTTCGACATCGCCAGCGGACGCACGGTGCATCGCATCGAACTGCCGGCGGAGGTGGCGCCCAAGGGGAGCTTCGTCCAGGATCTCGCCGTCGATGCCAATGAGGGTTGGGTTTACCTGGCCGATATTGCCAATCCCGGCCTGATCGCGGTCGAGATCGCCACCGGACAGGCCCGCCGCTTCGGCGGTCACCCGTCACTGCAGGCAGAGCCGGATGCCACCATGGTCATTGGTGGCAAGGCGATCCAGTTCCAGGGCGCGCCGGCCAAGGTGGCGGTGAATCCGATCACATTGTCGGCCGACCGCCGCACGGTTTTCTTCGGCGCGATGAATGGCAAGACTTGGTACTCGGTCCCGGCGCGTCTGCTGCGCACCGGCGTGAGCGACGAACAGACGGCAGCGGCCGTGCGACGCGTGGGCCCGAAGCCGGTGTCCGATGGCGCCACCACCAGCCGCACGGGCAGTCACTTCTTCACCAACCTCAACGAAAGCGGTATCGACCGCCTGGGAGCCGATGGCAAGCTCACGCCGGTTGTTCGCGACGCGCGTCTGGACTGGCCGGACAGCGTGCACTTCGGCGGCGACGCCTGGCTCTACATCTCGGTGAACCAGCTCTACAAGACGCCCGCCTTCACCGGCGGCGCTGACGAGGGACGGCCGCCCTACCGCGTGATGCGGGTCTGGACCGGACCCGCCACGAAGTGA
- a CDS encoding RBBP9/YdeN family alpha/beta hydrolase, whose protein sequence is MAQALHAAPTASTVSRTARPGGDAPRLLIIPGLHDSGPAHWQTWLEQQYRDAHRVRQRDFSHPDLDRWADRIQARLDHAGEGEWIAVAHSFGCLALTHHLQQHPDSPVREVLLVAPAEPEKFGLSERLPHQRLGRPSSLIASQNDPWMSAASALRWATRWGSSYSNLGLVGHINSESGFGPFPLAKRWVEAARARAARARRPERASILEWSFSI, encoded by the coding sequence ATGGCCCAAGCCCTGCATGCCGCACCGACCGCATCGACGGTTTCTCGCACCGCCCGTCCCGGCGGCGATGCACCCCGGCTGCTGATCATCCCGGGGCTGCATGACAGCGGGCCGGCCCACTGGCAGACCTGGCTCGAACAGCAGTACCGCGACGCTCACCGGGTGCGGCAACGCGATTTCAGCCATCCCGACCTCGACCGTTGGGCCGACCGCATCCAGGCGCGCCTGGACCATGCGGGCGAGGGCGAATGGATCGCCGTGGCCCACAGCTTCGGCTGCCTGGCATTGACCCACCATCTGCAACAGCATCCGGATTCCCCGGTGCGCGAGGTGTTGCTGGTGGCCCCCGCGGAACCGGAGAAGTTCGGCTTGTCCGAGCGCCTGCCGCATCAGCGACTGGGCCGACCCAGCAGCCTCATCGCCAGCCAGAACGACCCCTGGATGAGCGCCGCCAGCGCCCTGCGCTGGGCCACCCGCTGGGGCAGCAGCTACAGCAACCTGGGGCTGGTGGGCCACATCAACTCGGAATCCGGTTTCGGCCCCTTTCCGCTGGCCAAGCGATGGGTGGAGGCCGCCCGTGCCCGCGCGGCCCGGGCTCGCCGCCCGGAGCGCGCGAGCATCCTGGAATGGTCCTTTTCCATCTGA
- a CDS encoding SRPBCC family protein: MTHTVRFHRVLKAPPERVYRAFTTAQAMCKWLPPHGFTGEMHQMEVRVGGEWRMSFTNLSTQAVHSFGGQYLELEFGRFLRYSSRFDDPNLRGEMITTVQLRSVFCGTEMEVTQEGIPELIPPEACHLGWQESLLLLTQLVEPDIPNG; encoded by the coding sequence ATGACCCATACCGTTCGATTTCACCGGGTGCTCAAGGCACCGCCGGAGCGCGTCTATCGCGCGTTCACCACCGCGCAGGCGATGTGCAAATGGCTGCCGCCGCATGGGTTCACCGGTGAGATGCATCAGATGGAGGTGCGCGTGGGCGGCGAATGGCGGATGTCGTTCACCAACTTGTCGACGCAGGCGGTGCACTCGTTCGGTGGCCAGTACCTGGAGCTCGAATTCGGACGTTTCCTGCGCTACAGCAGCCGCTTCGACGATCCCAATCTCCGCGGAGAAATGATCACCACCGTCCAGCTGCGATCCGTTTTCTGCGGCACCGAGATGGAAGTCACCCAGGAAGGCATTCCCGAGTTGATCCCGCCCGAGGCCTGCCATCTGGGCTGGCAAGAGTCGCTGCTGCTGCTGACCCAACTGGTCGAGCCCGATATTCCGAACGGTTGA